The following coding sequences lie in one Homo sapiens chromosome 6 genomic scaffold, GRCh38.p14 alternate locus group ALT_REF_LOCI_5 HSCHR6_MHC_MCF_CTG1 genomic window:
- the LY6G6F-LY6G6D gene encoding LY6G6F-LY6G6D protein precursor yields the protein MAVLFLLLFLCGTPQAADNMQAIYVALGEAVELPCPSPPTLHGDEHLSWFCSPAAGSFTTLVAQVQVGRPAPDPGKPGRESRLRLLGNYSLWLEGSKEEDAGRYWCAVLGQHHNYQNWRVYDVLVLKGSQLSARAADGSPCNVLLCSVVPSRRMDSVTWQEGKGPVRGRVQSFWGSEAALLLVCPGEGLSEPRSRRPRIIRCLMTHNKGVSFSLAASIDASPALCAPSTGWDMPWILMLLLTMGQGVVILALSIVLWRQRVRGAPGRGNRMRCYNCGGSPSSSCKEAVTTCGEGRPQPGLEQIKLPGNPPVTLIHQHPACVAAHHCNQVETESVGDVTYPAHRDCYLGDLCNSAVASHVAPAGILAAAATALTCLLPGLWSG from the exons ATGGCAGTCTTATTCCTCCTCCTGTTCCTATGTGGAACTCCCCAGGCTGCAG ACAACATGCAGGCCATCTATGTGGCCTTGGGGGAGGCAGTAGAGCTGCCATGTCCCTCACCACCTACTCTACATGGGGACGAACACCTGTCATGGTTCTGCAGCCCTGCAGCAGGCTCCTTCACCACCCTGGTAGCCCAAGTCCAAGTGGGCAGGCCAGCCCCAGACCCTGGAAAACCAGGAAGGGAATCCAGGCTCAGACTGCTGGGGAACTATTCTTTGTGGTTGGAGGGATCCAAAGAGGAAGATGCCGGGCGGTACTGGTGCGCTGTGCTAGGTCAGCACCACAACTACCAGAACTGGAGGGTGTACGACGTCTTGGTGCTCAAAG GATCCCAGTTATCTGCAAGGGCTGCAGATGGATCCCCCTGCAATGTCCTCCTGTGCTCTGTGGTCCCCAGCAGACGCATGGACTCTGTGACCTGGCAGGAAGGGAAGGGTCCCGTGAGGGGCCGTGTTCAGTCCTTCTGGGGCAGTGAGGCTGCCCTGCTCTTGGTGTGTCCTGGGGAGGGGCTTTCTGAGCCCAGGAGCCGAAGACCAAGAATCATCCGCTGCCTCATGACTCACAACAAAGGGGTCAGCTTTAGCCTGGCAG CCTCCATCGATGCTTCTCCTGCCCTCTGTGCCCCTTCCACGGGCTGGGACATGCCTTGGATTCTGATGCTGCTGCTCACAATGGGCCAGGGAGTTGTCATCCTGGCCCTCAGCATCGTGCTCTGGAGGCAGAGGGTCCGTGGGGCTCCAGGCAGAG GAAACCGAATGCGGTGCTACAACTGTGGTGGAAGCCCCAGCAGTTCTTGCAAAGAGGCCGTGACCACCTGTGGCGAGGGCAGACCCCAGCCAGGCCTGGAACAGATCAAGCTACCTGGAAACC cCCCAGTGACCTTGATTCACCAACATCCAGCCTGCGTCGCAGCCCATCATTGCAATCAAGTGGAGACAGAGTCGGTGGGAGACGTGACTTATCCAGCCCACAGGGACTGCTACCTGGGAGACCTGTGCAACAGCGCCGTGGCAAGCCATGTGGCCCCTGCAGGCATTTTGGCTGCAGCAGCTACCGCCCTGACCTGTCTCTTGCCAGGACTGTGGAGCGGATAG
- the LY6G6F gene encoding lymphocyte antigen 6 complex locus protein G6f precursor, translating to MAVLFLLLFLCGTPQAADNMQAIYVALGEAVELPCPSPPTLHGDEHLSWFCSPAAGSFTTLVAQVQVGRPAPDPGKPGRESRLRLLGNYSLWLEGSKEEDAGRYWCAVLGQHHNYQNWRVYDVLVLKGSQLSARAADGSPCNVLLCSVVPSRRMDSVTWQEGKGPVRGRVQSFWGSEAALLLVCPGEGLSEPRSRRPRIIRCLMTHNKGVSFSLAASIDASPALCAPSTGWDMPWILMLLLTMGQGVVILALSIVLWRQRVRGAPGRDASIPQFKPEIQVYENIHLARLGPPAHKPR from the exons ATGGCAGTCTTATTCCTCCTCCTGTTCCTATGTGGAACTCCCCAGGCTGCAG ACAACATGCAGGCCATCTATGTGGCCTTGGGGGAGGCAGTAGAGCTGCCATGTCCCTCACCACCTACTCTACATGGGGACGAACACCTGTCATGGTTCTGCAGCCCTGCAGCAGGCTCCTTCACCACCCTGGTAGCCCAAGTCCAAGTGGGCAGGCCAGCCCCAGACCCTGGAAAACCAGGAAGGGAATCCAGGCTCAGACTGCTGGGGAACTATTCTTTGTGGTTGGAGGGATCCAAAGAGGAAGATGCCGGGCGGTACTGGTGCGCTGTGCTAGGTCAGCACCACAACTACCAGAACTGGAGGGTGTACGACGTCTTGGTGCTCAAAG GATCCCAGTTATCTGCAAGGGCTGCAGATGGATCCCCCTGCAATGTCCTCCTGTGCTCTGTGGTCCCCAGCAGACGCATGGACTCTGTGACCTGGCAGGAAGGGAAGGGTCCCGTGAGGGGCCGTGTTCAGTCCTTCTGGGGCAGTGAGGCTGCCCTGCTCTTGGTGTGTCCTGGGGAGGGGCTTTCTGAGCCCAGGAGCCGAAGACCAAGAATCATCCGCTGCCTCATGACTCACAACAAAGGGGTCAGCTTTAGCCTGGCAG CCTCCATCGATGCTTCTCCTGCCCTCTGTGCCCCTTCCACGGGCTGGGACATGCCTTGGATTCTGATGCTGCTGCTCACAATGGGCCAGGGAGTTGTCATCCTGGCCCTCAGCATCGTGCTCTGGAGGCAGAGGGTCCGTGGGGCTCCAGGCAGAG ATGCCTCGATTCCTCAGTTCAAACCCGAAATCCAGGTCTATGAGAACATCCATTTGGCCCGTCTTGG CCCACCTGCCCACAAGCCCAGGTGA
- the LY6G6D gene encoding lymphocyte antigen 6 complex locus protein G6d precursor: MKPQFVGILLSSLLGAALGNRMRCYNCGGSPSSSCKEAVTTCGEGRPQPGLEQIKLPGNPPVTLIHQHPACVAAHHCNQVETESVGDVTYPAHRDCYLGDLCNSAVASHVAPAGILAAAATALTCLLPGLWSG; this comes from the exons ATGAAACCCCAGTTTGTTGGGATCTTGCTCAGCTCCCTGCTAGGGGCTGCCTTGG GAAACCGAATGCGGTGCTACAACTGTGGTGGAAGCCCCAGCAGTTCTTGCAAAGAGGCCGTGACCACCTGTGGCGAGGGCAGACCCCAGCCAGGCCTGGAACAGATCAAGCTACCTGGAAACC cCCCAGTGACCTTGATTCACCAACATCCAGCCTGCGTCGCAGCCCATCATTGCAATCAAGTGGAGACAGAGTCGGTGGGAGACGTGACTTATCCAGCCCACAGGGACTGCTACCTGGGAGACCTGTGCAACAGCGCCGTGGCAAGCCATGTGGCCCCTGCAGGCATTTTGGCTGCAGCAGCTACCGCCCTGACCTGTCTCTTGCCAGGACTGTGGAGCGGATAG
- the LY6G6C gene encoding lymphocyte antigen 6 complex locus protein G6c isoform X1, whose amino-acid sequence MKALMLLTLSVLLCWVSADIRCHSCYKVPVLGCVDRQSCRLEPGQQCLTTHAYLGKMWVFSNLRCGTPEEPCQEAFNQTNRKLGLTYNTTCCNKDNCNSAGPRPTPALGLVFLTSLAGLGLWLLH is encoded by the exons ATGAAAGCCCTTATGCTGCTCACCCTGTCTGTTCTGCTCTGCTGGGTCTCAG CTGACATTCGCTGTCACTCCTGCTACAAGGTCCCTGTGCTGGGCTGTGTGGACCGGCAGTCCTGCCGCCTGGAGCCAGGACAGCAATGCCTGACAACACATGCATACCTTG GTAAGATGTGGGTTTTCTCCAATCTGCGCTGTGGCACACCAGAAGAGCCCTGTCAGGAGGCCTTCAACCAAACCAACCGCAAGCTGGGTCTGACATATAACACCACCTGCTGCAACAAGGACAACTGCAACAGCGCAGGACCCCGGCCCACTCCAGCCCTGGGCCTTGTCTTCCTTACCTCCTTGGCTGGCCTTGGCCTCTGGCTGCTGCACTGA